The Struthio camelus isolate bStrCam1 chromosome 5, bStrCam1.hap1, whole genome shotgun sequence genome has a segment encoding these proteins:
- the RD3L gene encoding protein RD3-like, translated as MPLFGWMKWSKNDSYKPTQYPGSEVVTKTLLRELKWHLKERERLVQEIENEQKVQKTGTDYNWLKNYQNPQATIPATEQRQLEVLCSQIQPCQTGTVLSRFREVLAENDVLPWEIVYIFKQVLKDFLTTIERENQQEQLVDIWNTNCSEHFGLRGDSFNKSDKDEIPTVSSYVDKNTQSMFPTFSHRIWNLPYYYPSS; from the exons ATGCCACTTTTTGGCTGGATGAAATGGTCAAAAAATGATTCCTACAAACCCACGCAATATCCTGGATCAGAAGTAGTCACAAAAACCTTGCTGAGGGAACTGAAATGGCACCTCAAAGAGCGTGAAAGATTAGTACAAGAGattgaaaatgaacaaaaagtccAGAAGACCGGCACGGATTACAACTGGCTGAAGAACTACCAAAATCCTCAAGCCACAATTCCAGCTACTGAACAACGGCAGCTTGAAGTTCTTTGTTCACAAATTCAACCCTGCCAAACTGGAACTGTTCTCAGCAG attTCGTGAGGTTTTGGCAGAAAACGATGTTTTACCTTGGGAAATAGTCTACATATTCAAGcaagttttaaaagattttcttacTACCATTGAGAGAGAAAACCAACAGGAGCAACTGGTAGATATATGGAATACAAATTGCTCCGAACACTTCGGCCTGCGTGGAGACAGTTTTAACAAATCGGACAAAGATGAAATCCCCACAGTTTCAAGTTATGTTGACAAAAATACACAAAGCATGTTTCCCACCTTCTCTCATAGAATCTGGAATCTACCATATTACTATCCATCCAGTTAA